A region of Methyloversatilis discipulorum DNA encodes the following proteins:
- a CDS encoding acetyl-CoA carboxylase carboxyltransferase subunit alpha, giving the protein MKTTFLDFEQPIAELEAKIEELRFVQDDSAVDISEEITRLEGKSQALTKDIYAKLTPWQIAQVARHPQRPYTLDYLRLMFSDFQELHGDRAFADDHAIVGGIARFNGQSCMVIGHQKGRDTKEKILRNFGMPRPEGYRKALRLMKLAEKFGIPVFTFVDTPGAYPGIDAEERGQSEAIGHNLYAMAELRVPIVSTIIGEGGSGGALAIAVADTLMMLQYSTYSVISPEGCASILWKSADKAADAAEIMGITASRLKTLGLIDKVVNEPAGGAHRDHAAVAASLKRALAESLRQLADLTPTQLVERRFERVMSYGKFKEQAVA; this is encoded by the coding sequence ATGAAAACAACCTTTCTCGATTTCGAACAGCCGATCGCCGAGCTCGAAGCCAAGATCGAAGAGCTCCGCTTTGTCCAGGATGACTCCGCTGTCGATATATCCGAGGAAATCACGCGACTCGAAGGCAAGAGTCAGGCGCTGACCAAGGACATCTACGCCAAGCTCACGCCGTGGCAGATCGCCCAGGTGGCGCGCCATCCGCAGCGCCCTTACACGCTCGATTACCTGCGCCTGATGTTCTCCGATTTCCAGGAACTGCACGGTGATCGCGCCTTCGCCGACGACCACGCCATCGTCGGTGGCATCGCCCGCTTCAATGGCCAGTCCTGCATGGTGATCGGCCACCAGAAGGGGCGCGACACGAAGGAAAAGATCCTCCGCAATTTCGGCATGCCGCGCCCCGAGGGTTACCGCAAGGCGCTGCGCCTGATGAAGCTGGCCGAAAAGTTCGGCATTCCGGTGTTCACCTTCGTCGACACGCCGGGCGCCTATCCGGGCATCGACGCCGAGGAACGCGGCCAGTCAGAGGCGATCGGCCACAATCTCTACGCGATGGCCGAACTGCGCGTGCCCATCGTGTCCACCATCATCGGTGAGGGCGGTTCCGGCGGCGCACTGGCGATCGCCGTGGCCGACACGCTGATGATGCTGCAGTACTCCACCTACTCGGTCATCTCGCCCGAGGGCTGTGCCTCCATCCTGTGGAAGAGCGCCGACAAGGCGGCCGATGCAGCCGAGATCATGGGCATCACCGCGTCGCGCCTGAAGACGCTGGGCCTGATCGACAAGGTCGTGAACGAACCGGCGGGCGGCGCCCACCGCGATCACGCGGCCGTGGCGGCATCGCTGAAGCGCGCGCTGGCCGAATCGCTGCGTCAGCTGGCCGACCTGACCCCCACCCAGCTGGTCGAGCGCCGTTTCGAGCGCGTCATGTCCTATGGAAAGTTCAAGGAGCAGGCGGTCGCCTGA
- a CDS encoding ClpXP protease specificity-enhancing factor, with protein sequence MDVMSSVSTKPYLLRALFDWCADQGLTPYIAVVVDDRAGVPRQYVKDGQIILNIGREAVHQLVMGNELITCSARFGGVAQELTIPVECVAAIYARENGHGMAFEVTPGQPVRADLAPNPVTDRVEHPVLTTPEKPAARPHLRRIK encoded by the coding sequence ATGGACGTCATGAGTTCCGTTTCCACCAAGCCCTACCTGTTGCGCGCACTGTTCGACTGGTGCGCCGACCAGGGGCTGACGCCGTACATCGCGGTCGTTGTCGACGACCGCGCCGGCGTGCCTCGCCAGTATGTGAAGGACGGCCAGATCATCCTGAACATCGGTCGCGAGGCGGTGCACCAGCTGGTGATGGGCAACGAGCTCATCACCTGTTCCGCCCGCTTCGGCGGCGTGGCGCAGGAACTGACGATTCCGGTCGAGTGCGTCGCCGCGATCTACGCGCGCGAAAACGGCCATGGCATGGCGTTCGAAGTGACGCCGGGCCAGCCGGTGCGTGCCGATCTGGCGCCCAACCCGGTCACCGACCGGGTCGAGCATCCGGTGCTGACGACACCGGAAAAGCCGGCGGCGCGACCGCATCTGCGGCGAATCAAGTAG
- a CDS encoding glutathione S-transferase N-terminal domain-containing protein has product MMNLYSGTTDPFSHRCRIVLYEKGMDFQVIDVDLYNKPEDIAVINPYNRVPVLVDRDLILYDSNIINEYIDERFPHPQLMPPDPIMRARARQLLHTVENELFSHIEALEKNARTADKSRTHLRDRLTELTAIFAKQKYMLGEEFSMLDVAIAPLLWRLDHYGIELPKSAAPLMKYAERIFSRQGFIDALTPSEKVMRR; this is encoded by the coding sequence ATGATGAATCTGTACTCGGGGACTACCGATCCCTTTTCCCATCGTTGCCGGATCGTGCTCTACGAAAAGGGCATGGATTTCCAGGTCATCGATGTCGACCTCTACAACAAGCCGGAAGACATCGCGGTCATCAATCCCTATAACCGCGTGCCGGTTCTGGTCGATCGCGATCTCATCCTGTATGACTCGAACATCATCAACGAGTACATCGACGAGCGCTTTCCGCATCCGCAGCTGATGCCGCCGGATCCGATCATGCGCGCGCGGGCACGCCAGTTGCTGCATACGGTCGAAAACGAGTTGTTCTCGCACATCGAGGCACTCGAGAAGAACGCACGCACGGCCGACAAGTCGCGCACCCACCTGCGCGACCGCCTGACCGAGCTGACGGCGATCTTCGCCAAGCAGAAGTACATGCTGGGCGAGGAATTTTCCATGCTTGACGTGGCCATCGCTCCGTTACTATGGCGCCTTGACCACTACGGTATCGAGCTGCCGAAGTCTGCTGCACCACTGATGAAGTACGCTGAGCGCATCTTCTCCCGTCAAGGGTTCATCGATGCGCTCACGCCGTCCGAAAAGGTGATGCGTCGCTGA
- a CDS encoding cytochrome c1, which translates to MKQLKKLFLGALCAPLLAIASSEPVHLDRAPTEKFRDAIAIQRGAQVFVNYCLNCHSASYMRYNRLKDVGLTDEQIKDNLLFAADKVGETMKVAMTRDDGKAWFGAAPPDLTVIARSRASADGSGADWLYTYLRSFYRDENRPTGWNNTTFANVGMPHVLYELQGEQTAKHVKVADGHGGEKEVIQLELTKPGKMSKSEYDSMVGDLVAYLVYMGEPGAEKRRQTGLLVIIGLSVLLVLSYLLKREFWKDIH; encoded by the coding sequence ATGAAACAACTCAAAAAACTGTTTCTCGGCGCGCTGTGCGCGCCCCTGCTGGCGATCGCCAGTTCCGAACCGGTGCACCTCGATCGTGCGCCGACCGAGAAATTCCGTGACGCCATCGCCATCCAGCGCGGCGCCCAGGTTTTCGTCAATTACTGCCTGAACTGCCATTCGGCGTCCTACATGCGCTACAACCGCCTGAAGGATGTCGGCCTGACCGACGAGCAGATCAAGGACAATCTTCTGTTTGCCGCCGACAAGGTCGGTGAGACGATGAAGGTGGCCATGACCCGCGATGACGGCAAGGCGTGGTTCGGCGCAGCGCCGCCCGACCTCACCGTGATTGCGCGCTCGCGCGCCTCGGCCGACGGCAGCGGTGCAGACTGGCTCTATACCTATCTGCGCAGCTTCTATCGCGACGAGAACCGTCCGACCGGCTGGAACAACACCACCTTTGCCAACGTCGGCATGCCGCACGTCCTGTACGAACTGCAGGGCGAGCAGACGGCCAAGCACGTCAAGGTGGCTGACGGTCACGGTGGCGAGAAGGAAGTCATTCAGCTCGAGCTCACCAAGCCGGGCAAGATGAGCAAGTCCGAATACGACTCGATGGTCGGCGATCTCGTCGCCTATCTGGTCTATATGGGCGAACCGGGCGCTGAGAAGCGCCGTCAGACCGGTCTTCTGGTCATCATCGGTCTTTCCGTTCTTCTCGTTCTGAGCTATCTGCTCAAGCGCGAATTCTGGAAAGACATTCACTAA
- a CDS encoding cytochrome b, which translates to MAGEKVVTTTGLLGWIDERFPLTSLWKEHLSEYYAPKNFNFWYFFGSLALLVLVIQIVTGIFLVMHFKPDASLNASGVPVAFASVEYIMRDVPWGWLIRYMHSTGASAFFVVVYMHMFRGLLYGSYRKPRELVWIFGCLIFLCLMAEAFMGYLLPWGQMSYWGAQVIINLFSAIPLIGNDLSTWLRGDFVIGDATLNRFFSFHVIAVPLVLIGLVAAHIIALHEVGSNNPDGVEIKKNKDPKTGIPLDGIPFHPYYTVKDIVGVVVFLICFSAVVFFGPEFGGYFLEYNNFIPADPMKTPPHIAPVWYFTPFYSILRANTINFFWVDAKLWGVIFMGLSVMVFFALPWLDRSPVKSIRYKGPIFKSALVVFVIAFLILGYLGMQAPTPMGTLVSQICTVIYFLFFALMPWYTAIDKCKPEPARVTGH; encoded by the coding sequence ATGGCTGGCGAAAAGGTAGTGACCACCACCGGCCTGCTCGGCTGGATAGACGAGCGCTTCCCGCTCACATCGCTCTGGAAGGAACACCTTTCGGAGTACTACGCACCGAAAAATTTCAACTTCTGGTACTTCTTCGGCTCGCTGGCGCTGCTCGTGCTGGTGATCCAGATCGTGACCGGCATCTTCCTGGTCATGCACTTCAAGCCGGATGCGTCGCTGAACGCCTCCGGCGTGCCGGTGGCCTTTGCCAGCGTCGAGTACATCATGCGCGACGTGCCGTGGGGCTGGCTCATCCGCTACATGCACTCGACCGGCGCCTCGGCCTTCTTCGTCGTTGTGTACATGCACATGTTCCGCGGCCTGCTTTACGGTTCCTACCGCAAGCCGCGCGAGCTGGTGTGGATCTTCGGCTGCCTGATCTTCCTGTGCCTGATGGCCGAAGCCTTCATGGGCTACCTGCTGCCCTGGGGCCAGATGTCGTACTGGGGCGCCCAGGTCATCATCAACCTGTTCTCGGCCATCCCGCTGATCGGCAACGACCTGTCGACCTGGCTGCGTGGTGACTTCGTGATCGGTGATGCGACGCTGAACCGCTTCTTCTCCTTCCACGTCATCGCCGTGCCGCTGGTGCTGATCGGCCTCGTCGCCGCCCACATCATCGCACTGCACGAAGTCGGGTCGAACAACCCGGACGGCGTCGAAATCAAGAAGAACAAGGACCCGAAGACTGGCATCCCGCTGGACGGCATCCCCTTCCACCCGTACTACACGGTGAAGGACATCGTCGGCGTCGTGGTCTTCCTGATCTGCTTCTCGGCTGTGGTGTTCTTCGGTCCGGAGTTCGGCGGCTACTTCCTGGAGTACAACAACTTCATCCCGGCTGACCCGATGAAGACGCCGCCGCACATCGCGCCGGTCTGGTACTTCACGCCGTTCTACTCGATCCTGCGTGCCAACACGATCAACTTCTTCTGGGTCGACGCAAAGCTGTGGGGCGTCATCTTCATGGGGCTGTCGGTCATGGTCTTCTTCGCGCTGCCCTGGCTGGACCGTTCGCCGGTCAAGTCGATCCGCTACAAGGGCCCGATCTTCAAGTCGGCTCTGGTGGTGTTCGTGATCGCCTTCCTGATCCTGGGCTACCTCGGCATGCAGGCACCGACGCCGATGGGCACGCTGGTTTCGCAGATCTGCACGGTCATCTACTTCCTGTTCTTCGCGCTGATGCCTTGGTACACCGCGATCGACAAGTGCAAGCCCGAACCCGCGCGCGTGACCGGTCACTGA
- the petA gene encoding ubiquinol-cytochrome c reductase iron-sulfur subunit, giving the protein MSGNERKADCGRRNLLVATACAGGVAGLAVAVPFLTSLSPSERAKAAGAPVEVDISKLAPGEMTTVEWQGKPVWIMRRTPTQLEALAKIEDKLADPKSERNPSEFTPEYARNVQRSREDHADVLVVVAICTHLGCSPSGPFESGSNAQLGDVAGFVCPCHGSTFDLSGRVFKAMPAPDNLKVPPYMFLSDSRILVGQDSKEG; this is encoded by the coding sequence ATGAGTGGCAATGAACGGAAAGCGGATTGCGGCCGGCGCAATCTGCTCGTGGCAACAGCCTGTGCTGGCGGTGTGGCCGGGCTCGCGGTGGCAGTGCCTTTTCTCACCAGTCTTTCCCCCTCGGAGCGCGCGAAAGCGGCCGGCGCTCCGGTCGAGGTGGACATCTCCAAACTCGCTCCCGGTGAAATGACCACCGTCGAGTGGCAAGGCAAGCCGGTGTGGATCATGCGCCGTACGCCGACCCAGCTCGAAGCGCTGGCCAAGATCGAGGACAAGCTGGCCGACCCCAAGTCGGAACGCAACCCGTCCGAGTTCACCCCCGAATACGCACGTAACGTGCAGCGCTCGCGTGAAGACCACGCCGACGTGCTGGTCGTTGTCGCCATCTGTACCCACCTCGGCTGTTCGCCCTCGGGTCCCTTCGAGTCGGGCTCCAACGCGCAGCTCGGCGACGTCGCCGGCTTCGTGTGTCCGTGCCACGGTTCGACCTTCGACCTGTCCGGTCGCGTGTTCAAGGCCATGCCGGCCCCGGACAACCTGAAGGTTCCGCCGTACATGTTCCTGTCTGACTCGCGCATCCTGGTCGGCCAGGATTCCAAGGAGGGTTGA
- a CDS encoding CaiB/BaiF CoA transferase family protein, which translates to MSTQARPLDGLKVVELGTLIAGPFASRILAEFGAEVIKVESPDGGDPLRKWRLLYEGTSLWWFVQARNKKSVTLNLKHPDAIAVLKKLLAEADVLVENFRPGVLDKLGLPEALLKDINPSLVIVRLSGFGQTGPMAQQPGFGAIGESMGGLRYITGFSDRPPVKVGISIGDSIAALWGVIGALMALRHRDATGGRGAGQGQTVDVALYEAVFAMMESMLPEFDVFGFIRGRTGNIMPGITPSNTHTARDGRHIIIGGNGDAIFRRLMTAMGRPDLADDPSLADNAGRDARRDEIYALIDAWVAERDGDEVLRLLGEADVPVSRVYSIEDIAADPQYLARAVFETARLPDGREFKAPAPMPRLSETPGRTDWIGPALGEHTNEVLSGLGYGAGDIAALRARGAL; encoded by the coding sequence GTGAGCACGCAGGCTCGTCCGCTCGACGGCCTCAAGGTGGTCGAACTGGGTACGCTGATCGCCGGTCCGTTCGCCTCGCGCATCCTGGCCGAGTTCGGCGCCGAGGTGATCAAGGTCGAGTCGCCCGATGGCGGCGATCCGCTGCGCAAGTGGCGGCTGCTTTACGAAGGCACCTCGCTGTGGTGGTTCGTGCAGGCGCGCAACAAGAAGTCGGTCACGCTGAACCTGAAGCACCCGGACGCCATCGCGGTACTGAAGAAGCTGCTGGCCGAGGCCGACGTGCTGGTCGAGAATTTCCGCCCGGGCGTGCTCGACAAGCTCGGTTTGCCGGAAGCCCTGCTCAAGGACATCAACCCGTCGCTGGTCATCGTTCGTCTGTCCGGTTTCGGTCAGACCGGGCCGATGGCGCAGCAGCCCGGTTTCGGCGCCATCGGCGAATCGATGGGCGGGCTGCGCTACATCACCGGTTTTTCCGATCGGCCGCCGGTCAAGGTTGGCATCTCCATCGGCGACTCGATCGCCGCGCTGTGGGGGGTGATCGGTGCGCTGATGGCCTTGCGTCATCGCGACGCCACCGGCGGACGCGGGGCAGGGCAGGGCCAGACCGTCGATGTCGCGCTGTACGAGGCGGTGTTCGCGATGATGGAGAGCATGTTGCCGGAGTTCGACGTGTTCGGTTTCATCCGCGGCCGCACTGGCAACATCATGCCCGGCATCACGCCCTCGAACACCCACACCGCCCGCGACGGCCGTCACATCATCATCGGCGGTAACGGCGACGCCATCTTCCGTCGGCTGATGACCGCGATGGGGCGGCCGGATCTGGCCGATGATCCATCTCTGGCCGACAACGCCGGGCGCGACGCGCGCCGCGACGAAATCTATGCACTGATCGACGCCTGGGTCGCCGAACGCGACGGCGACGAAGTGCTGCGCCTGCTCGGTGAGGCCGACGTGCCGGTCAGCCGGGTCTATTCGATCGAGGACATCGCCGCCGATCCGCAGTATCTGGCGCGCGCGGTGTTCGAAACTGCGCGCCTGCCTGACGGTCGAGAGTTCAAGGCACCAGCGCCGATGCCGCGGCTGTCGGAGACGCCCGGGCGCACCGACTGGATCGGACCCGCGCTGGGGGAACATACAAACGAAGTGCTGTCTGGGCTCGGATACGGCGCCGGGGACATCGCCGCGCTGCGTGCCCGGGGTGCGCTTTGA
- the recR gene encoding recombination mediator RecR — protein MSTGVLDELVSALRCLPSVGPKSAQRMAFHLLQRDRGGADKLAHALGNALTRLHNCARCNTFTELEVCERCSSPRRDASLLCVVETPADMLMMEQTHSYAGLYFCLMGRIAPLEGVGPKELRLDRLLERAADPAVREVILATNFTNEGEATAHYLGEMLRARGLAVSRIARGLPVGGELEHTDIGTIAQALSERRPA, from the coding sequence ATGAGTACCGGTGTGCTGGACGAGCTGGTCAGCGCGCTGCGCTGCCTGCCTTCGGTCGGCCCGAAAAGCGCGCAGCGCATGGCCTTCCATCTGCTGCAGCGCGACCGCGGCGGCGCCGACAAGCTGGCGCACGCGCTCGGCAATGCGCTGACGCGGCTGCACAACTGCGCGCGCTGCAACACCTTCACCGAGCTCGAGGTGTGCGAACGCTGCAGCTCGCCGCGCCGCGACGCCAGCCTGCTGTGCGTGGTCGAAACACCGGCCGACATGCTCATGATGGAGCAGACGCACAGCTATGCCGGCCTGTATTTCTGTCTGATGGGGCGCATCGCGCCGCTCGAAGGCGTCGGTCCGAAGGAGCTGCGGCTGGATCGCCTGCTCGAGCGCGCGGCTGATCCCGCCGTGCGCGAGGTCATCCTGGCGACCAATTTCACCAACGAGGGCGAGGCGACCGCGCATTACCTCGGTGAAATGCTGCGCGCACGCGGCCTCGCCGTCAGCCGTATCGCCCGCGGCCTGCCGGTCGGTGGCGAACTGGAACACACCGATATCGGCACCATCGCCCAGGCGCTGTCGGAAAGGCGACCGGCGTGA
- a CDS encoding YbaB/EbfC family nucleoid-associated protein: MKGGIGGLMKQAQQMQENMKKMQEQLASVEVEGQSGAGMVKVLMTCKHDVRRVSIDPSVMDDREMLEDLLAAAVNDAVRRVETTTQEKMAGFTSGLNLPPGFKLPF; this comes from the coding sequence ATGAAAGGTGGCATCGGTGGCCTGATGAAGCAGGCCCAGCAGATGCAGGAAAACATGAAGAAGATGCAGGAGCAGCTGGCCAGCGTCGAAGTCGAGGGCCAGTCGGGTGCCGGCATGGTCAAGGTGCTCATGACCTGCAAGCACGACGTGCGCCGCGTTTCCATCGATCCGTCGGTGATGGACGACCGCGAAATGCTGGAAGACCTGCTCGCGGCCGCCGTCAATGACGCGGTACGTCGCGTCGAGACGACCACCCAGGAAAAGATGGCCGGCTTCACGTCGGGCCTGAACCTGCCGCCGGGCTTCAAGCTGCCGTTCTGA
- the dnaX gene encoding DNA polymerase III subunit gamma/tau, translating into MTYQVLARKWRPRSFETLVGQDHVVRALTHALEQKRLHHAYLFTGTRGVGKTTISRILAKSLNCETGITAKPCGTCAACTEIDAGRFVDYVEMDAASNRSVDDMAALLEKAAYAPARGRYKVYMIDEVHMLTGHAFNAMLKTLEEPPEHVKFILATTDPQKIPVTVLSRCLQFNLKQMPPDAIVRHLSGVLDAEGVEYEPAALRPIAKGAAGSMRDALSLLDQAIAHGAGRLVEQDVLDMLGTVGDEHLYLILDALLAGDGAALMTLTAQMRARSVDFDQALRELAVLLHRVAVAQKVPDAITDEGEKSRLEPYAATMDAESVQLAYQIVVQGCNDLALAPDEVTGFSMTLLRLLAFRPETPPALGTTPRGQSAALQAPNRVARTSAPVPPPVAAAPVAAPVPRETPPTAAPAPLVDANPAPPPWEDDEPVNVAPPAAAAMPRTNADWHALVDTLDVAALSKQLAHQSEWLASEGEAIRLRLSRDMAHLITSGQDKLRVALQTRLGVNVRLHFEQGDPVGQTVAQRLNAEQRARREQACASMKNDPFVQQVIEQFGARLIEDSIKPL; encoded by the coding sequence ATGACTTATCAGGTTCTTGCGCGCAAGTGGCGTCCCCGCAGCTTCGAAACCCTGGTCGGTCAGGATCACGTCGTGCGTGCGCTGACGCACGCGCTCGAACAGAAGCGCCTGCATCACGCCTACCTGTTCACCGGCACGCGCGGCGTCGGCAAGACGACGATCTCGCGCATCCTGGCCAAGAGCCTGAACTGCGAAACCGGCATTACCGCGAAGCCCTGTGGCACCTGCGCCGCCTGCACCGAGATCGATGCCGGCCGATTCGTCGACTACGTCGAAATGGACGCCGCGTCGAACCGCAGCGTTGACGACATGGCGGCGCTGCTGGAGAAGGCGGCCTACGCGCCGGCGCGCGGGCGTTACAAGGTCTACATGATCGACGAAGTTCACATGCTGACCGGGCACGCCTTCAACGCGATGCTGAAGACGCTCGAAGAGCCGCCCGAGCACGTGAAATTCATCCTCGCGACCACCGATCCGCAGAAGATTCCGGTGACGGTGCTGAGCCGCTGCCTCCAGTTCAACCTGAAGCAGATGCCGCCGGACGCCATCGTGCGTCATCTGTCGGGCGTGCTCGACGCCGAAGGGGTCGAATACGAACCGGCGGCACTGCGGCCGATCGCCAAGGGCGCCGCCGGTTCCATGCGCGATGCGCTGTCGCTGCTCGATCAGGCCATTGCGCACGGCGCTGGCCGGCTGGTCGAACAGGATGTGCTCGACATGCTGGGCACGGTGGGTGACGAACACCTCTACCTCATTCTCGATGCGCTGCTCGCCGGAGACGGCGCCGCGCTGATGACGCTGACCGCGCAGATGCGCGCGCGCAGCGTTGATTTCGACCAGGCGCTGCGCGAACTGGCGGTGCTGCTGCACCGCGTTGCGGTGGCGCAGAAGGTGCCGGACGCGATCACCGACGAAGGCGAAAAGTCGCGGCTCGAGCCTTACGCCGCAACGATGGACGCCGAATCGGTGCAACTGGCTTACCAGATCGTCGTCCAGGGCTGCAATGATCTGGCGCTGGCGCCGGACGAAGTCACCGGATTCTCGATGACCCTGCTGCGCCTGCTGGCCTTCCGACCGGAGACGCCGCCAGCGCTGGGCACCACGCCGCGCGGCCAGAGCGCGGCGCTGCAGGCGCCCAACCGTGTCGCGCGCACCAGCGCGCCGGTGCCGCCGCCCGTCGCCGCGGCACCCGTCGCCGCGCCGGTGCCGCGTGAAACGCCGCCGACCGCCGCGCCGGCGCCGCTCGTCGACGCGAATCCGGCACCGCCGCCGTGGGAAGACGACGAGCCGGTCAATGTCGCGCCGCCCGCCGCGGCCGCGATGCCGCGCACCAACGCCGACTGGCATGCGCTGGTCGATACGCTGGACGTCGCCGCGCTGAGCAAGCAGCTGGCGCACCAGAGCGAGTGGCTGGCCAGCGAAGGCGAGGCGATCCGCCTGCGCCTGTCGCGCGACATGGCGCACCTGATCACTTCCGGCCAGGACAAGTTGCGCGTCGCGCTGCAGACTCGTCTCGGCGTCAATGTCCGGCTGCATTTCGAGCAGGGCGATCCGGTCGGCCAGACTGTCGCCCAGCGACTGAACGCAGAACAGCGCGCGCGCCGTGAACAGGCGTGTGCGTCGATGAAGAATGACCCCTTCGTGCAGCAGGTGATTGAACAGTTCGGCGCCCGGCTGATCGAAGACTCGATCAAACCCCTTTGA
- the thiS gene encoding sulfur carrier protein ThiS, producing the protein MRVTLKLYASLSDFLPDEAKRTNEWPMDVPEGTTVGDMIARHQLPARLVHLVLVNGHFIPPASRDARALVDNDVLAIWPPVAGG; encoded by the coding sequence ATGCGGGTGACGCTGAAGTTGTACGCCTCGCTGTCCGATTTCCTGCCGGACGAGGCGAAGCGCACCAACGAGTGGCCGATGGACGTGCCCGAAGGAACGACGGTTGGCGATATGATCGCGCGCCATCAACTTCCTGCGCGGCTCGTCCATCTGGTTCTCGTGAACGGTCATTTCATTCCTCCTGCCAGCCGCGATGCGCGCGCGCTGGTCGATAACGACGTACTCGCCATCTGGCCGCCGGTGGCGGGCGGATGA